From the Elusimicrobiota bacterium genome, one window contains:
- the secY gene encoding preprotein translocase subunit SecY, whose translation MSMINSFVDIFKLPELRRRVLYTLGILAAFRVGVAIPVPGVDTVALQAFFKTQSQTLFGFLDMFSGGALSRFAIFSLGVMPYINASIIMSLLQTIIPYLEKLSKEGDAGRQKISQITRYGTVVMAIIQAFGLSVMMMNMRSPDGRSVVIDPSLGFQLITILTLVTGTLFVMWLGEQITEYGIGNGISLIICIGIVDQLLPAIRNLTRLVAVQEISFLQMLILVVLVVAIVGFVVWVETAQRRIPVQYAKRMVGNKVYGGQNTYLPIRVDQAGVIAVIFAISLLSAPLTVAQFFPNTVWGKVIMDWWGRGSFVYELFYAALIIFFCYFYTSIILDPVKLADDMKKWGGFIPGIRPGDATAKYIERILNRLVLGGALFVAFIAILPDVLRNVLKAPFFFGGTSVLIVVGVALDTLGQLESHLIMRHYEGFMKKGRIRGRWFNIK comes from the coding sequence ATGTCGATGATAAACAGTTTCGTAGATATTTTTAAGTTGCCCGAACTTAGGCGCAGGGTGTTGTATACACTAGGCATTCTCGCTGCATTCCGTGTTGGCGTGGCAATACCCGTGCCTGGTGTTGACACAGTTGCGTTACAAGCATTTTTTAAAACGCAAAGCCAGACTTTGTTTGGGTTTTTGGATATGTTCTCCGGCGGAGCGCTTAGCCGGTTTGCTATATTTTCGTTAGGCGTGATGCCGTATATCAACGCGTCAATTATTATGTCGTTGCTGCAAACAATTATCCCGTATCTTGAAAAGTTGTCAAAGGAAGGCGATGCCGGAAGGCAAAAAATTTCGCAAATCACAAGGTATGGTACAGTAGTAATGGCGATAATACAAGCTTTCGGGTTGAGCGTAATGATGATGAACATGCGCTCGCCTGATGGGAGAAGTGTAGTCATTGACCCGTCACTCGGATTTCAGTTGATAACTATACTGACACTGGTTACAGGGACACTGTTTGTTATGTGGCTCGGGGAACAGATCACGGAGTATGGTATAGGTAATGGTATTTCATTGATCATCTGTATAGGAATAGTTGATCAATTGTTACCGGCTATCAGAAATTTGACACGGCTTGTTGCTGTACAGGAAATTTCGTTTTTACAGATGTTGATATTAGTAGTTTTAGTTGTTGCGATTGTAGGATTTGTTGTATGGGTGGAAACCGCGCAGAGAAGGATACCTGTTCAATACGCTAAGCGTATGGTAGGAAATAAAGTTTATGGCGGACAAAACACGTATCTGCCTATCCGGGTGGATCAAGCTGGTGTTATCGCCGTGATTTTTGCAATATCGTTATTATCGGCACCGTTGACTGTTGCACAGTTTTTCCCGAATACTGTTTGGGGAAAGGTTATTATGGACTGGTGGGGCCGCGGATCATTTGTTTATGAATTATTCTACGCGGCATTAATAATCTTTTTCTGTTACTTCTATACATCTATAATACTTGATCCTGTAAAGCTTGCGGATGATATGAAAAAATGGGGTGGTTTTATACCGGGGATACGGCCGGGGGATGCAACAGCGAAGTATATTGAACGGATACTTAACAGGTTAGTTCTCGGTGGTGCGTTGTTTGTTGCGTTCATCGCAATACTGCCTGATGTACTTAGGAATGTATTGAAAGCGCCGTTTTTCTTTGGCGGAACATCCGTGCTTATCGTGGTAGGCGTTGCATTGGATACTTTAGGGCAGTTAGAATCGCATCTTATAATGCGGCATTACGAAGGGTTTATGAAAAAAGGGCGGATCAGAGGACGTTGGTTTAATATTAAGTAA
- a CDS encoding adenylate kinase, with amino-acid sequence MYKLIFLGPPGAGKGTQAKRVAAEFGLKHISTGDIFRAAVANKTALGEKVSAIMKQGLLVPDETVVELVVDHLSSGDIKKGYILDGFPRTLVQAQQFEQWMKKKGDHLTGVVCFSVNNEKVVKRLSARRGCKKCGANYNLMSAPPKKDGLCDNCGEAVTQRPDDNTDTIRKRLEVYDKDTAPLIEFYKSNNLLFEINAAEEENVVFSDVQKFLNKIK; translated from the coding sequence ATGTATAAACTGATTTTTTTAGGGCCGCCAGGGGCGGGTAAAGGTACTCAAGCAAAACGCGTAGCTGCGGAATTTGGCTTAAAACATATATCAACCGGTGACATTTTTCGTGCGGCTGTTGCAAATAAAACGGCATTAGGTGAGAAAGTTTCTGCGATAATGAAGCAAGGTTTATTAGTACCGGATGAGACAGTAGTAGAATTAGTGGTTGACCACTTGTCTTCCGGAGATATAAAAAAAGGTTATATACTAGACGGTTTTCCCAGAACTTTGGTACAGGCTCAACAGTTTGAGCAATGGATGAAAAAAAAGGGTGACCATCTAACTGGCGTTGTGTGTTTTAGTGTTAACAACGAAAAAGTTGTTAAACGCTTAAGCGCAAGGCGTGGTTGTAAAAAGTGCGGGGCAAATTATAATTTGATGTCTGCTCCTCCAAAAAAGGATGGTTTATGTGACAATTGCGGTGAAGCTGTAACACAGCGACCGGATGATAATACTGATACTATACGTAAACGGTTGGAAGTGTATGATAAAGATACCGCACCGTTGATAGAGTTTTATAAATCTAATAATTTGTTATTTGAAATAAACGCTGCGGAGGAAGAAAATGTTGTCTTCTCCGATGTACAAAAGTTCTTAAATAAGATTAAGTAA
- the map gene encoding type I methionyl aminopeptidase, translated as MQKHRSLGNTRKMINVYDSEDIEIIRITGKKIAAVCAALKSEVVDGNNAKRVDDLAAKMIRDDECTPAFLGYRGYPATVCVSINSEVVHGIPTENKVFRAGDVVSVDVGLFYRGFCGDMAFTVGVGQVDAKVANLMDAGRKALDAAISASIAGNHVGDISAAIQKCAEKHGFSVVRDYAGHGVGHRMHEDPQIPNVGFPGTGPELVPGMVLALETMLNLGGWAVKTLSDGWTVVTVDGKKAVHFEDMVVITPSAAEVVTRG; from the coding sequence ATGCAGAAACACAGGTCATTGGGTAATACCCGGAAAATGATTAATGTCTATGACAGTGAAGACATTGAGATAATACGTATTACCGGTAAAAAGATTGCTGCAGTTTGTGCGGCGTTAAAAAGTGAAGTGGTTGATGGTAACAACGCAAAGCGTGTTGATGACCTTGCCGCTAAGATGATTAGGGATGACGAATGTACTCCGGCATTTTTGGGTTACCGCGGTTACCCCGCAACTGTCTGTGTGTCCATAAACAGCGAAGTCGTGCATGGAATACCGACGGAAAATAAGGTTTTTCGTGCCGGGGACGTTGTGTCAGTTGACGTTGGTTTGTTTTACCGCGGGTTTTGCGGTGATATGGCGTTTACAGTTGGGGTTGGACAGGTTGATGCTAAAGTAGCAAATCTTATGGATGCCGGGCGGAAAGCGTTGGATGCGGCTATAAGCGCATCGATTGCGGGTAATCATGTTGGGGACATTTCCGCGGCGATACAAAAGTGTGCGGAAAAACATGGTTTTTCCGTTGTTCGTGACTATGCAGGTCATGGGGTCGGGCACAGGATGCATGAGGATCCGCAGATTCCAAATGTTGGTTTTCCCGGTACAGGGCCGGAACTCGTTCCCGGTATGGTTTTGGCGTTGGAAACAATGCTTAATCTCGGCGGGTGGGCGGTTAAAACATTAAGTGACGGATGGACTGTGGTTACAGTAGACGGGAAAAAGGCGGTACATTTTGAGGATATGGTGGTAATAACACCGTCCGCCGCTGAAGTTGTAACAAGAGGTTGA
- the infA gene encoding translation initiation factor IF-1: MAKKEEKIELEGKILESLPNTMFKVELDNGHVVLAHLCGKMRMNYIKILPGDKVRVELSPYDLSRGRIVFRMR, translated from the coding sequence ATGGCTAAGAAAGAAGAGAAGATAGAACTCGAAGGTAAAATACTTGAATCATTACCGAATACCATGTTTAAAGTGGAACTCGATAATGGTCATGTGGTATTAGCGCATTTGTGCGGGAAAATGAGAATGAACTATATAAAAATATTACCCGGAGATAAGGTGCGTGTGGAATTATCGCCGTATGATCTGTCACGTGGACGGATAGTTTTCCGGATGAGATAA
- the rpmJ gene encoding 50S ribosomal protein L36, producing MKVRSSVKPLCQKCKVIRRKKVLRIICSDPRHKQRQG from the coding sequence ATGAAAGTACGATCGTCAGTAAAACCGTTATGCCAGAAATGTAAAGTTATTCGCAGAAAAAAGGTTTTGCGGATAATATGTTCAGATCCGCGGCATAAACAGCGGCAGGGATGA
- the rpsM gene encoding 30S ribosomal protein S13, with amino-acid sequence MARIAGVELPNSKRVDIALTYLYGIGRVMSGMILEAVKIDPSKRVKDLTDTEVSSISNYISQNYKIEGDLRREVSENIRRLIDIGCYRGSRHRRNLPCRGQRTRTNARTKRGKRRTVGATAVVKAKTPAAAA; translated from the coding sequence ATGGCACGTATCGCAGGGGTGGAACTGCCGAACAGTAAACGTGTAGATATCGCATTAACATATCTTTACGGTATCGGCAGAGTAATGTCGGGAATGATATTAGAAGCGGTTAAGATAGATCCGAGCAAACGGGTAAAAGATCTTACAGACACAGAGGTCAGCAGCATAAGCAATTATATCAGCCAGAATTATAAAATAGAGGGTGATCTCAGACGGGAAGTGTCAGAAAATATCAGAAGGTTAATTGATATAGGTTGTTATCGCGGTTCGCGGCACCGAAGGAATTTACCGTGTCGCGGGCAACGGACACGTACTAATGCGCGTACAAAACGCGGTAAACGTAGGACCGTCGGAGCAACAGCTGTGGTAAAAGCTAAGACACCAGCAGCCGCAGCATAG
- the rpsK gene encoding 30S ribosomal protein S11 — MAAQQQEPKKQEPKKTAPAAAAAENTGKAASQETVAAKPVKKRKSFTGGTAKVFITSSFNNTIITIADERGNTLLWSSSGSSGFKGTKKGTPFGAQIAAENLARKAVDLGVSRVVVLVRGPGSGREAAVRSLQASGLTILSIRDITPLPHNGCRARKPRRV; from the coding sequence ATGGCAGCACAACAGCAGGAACCTAAGAAGCAGGAACCTAAAAAAACGGCTCCGGCAGCGGCCGCAGCTGAAAATACAGGGAAAGCCGCGTCCCAAGAAACGGTCGCCGCTAAACCGGTTAAGAAACGTAAAAGTTTTACCGGCGGTACCGCAAAGGTGTTCATAACATCGTCGTTTAATAATACGATTATTACTATAGCAGATGAACGCGGGAATACGTTGTTATGGTCATCCTCGGGCAGCAGCGGGTTTAAGGGAACAAAGAAAGGTACACCGTTTGGAGCGCAAATCGCTGCGGAAAATCTTGCGCGGAAGGCTGTTGACCTAGGAGTGTCAAGGGTAGTGGTTCTTGTTCGCGGGCCTGGGTCTGGGCGTGAAGCGGCGGTACGGTCATTACAAGCGTCAGGATTGACTATATTATCAATACGTGATATAACACCGTTACCGCATAACGGATGCCGTGCGCGTAAACCGCGGCGCGTGTAG
- the rpsD gene encoding 30S ribosomal protein S4, translating to MARLTTARCRICRRFGEKLFLKGAKCTAHCTYDKKERQKQPGQHGGKRRGKMSNYAVRLNEKQKARAMSGILESQFRKMFREAAKKKGLTGTNLLIIMETRLDNVLYRLGISTSRSQARQYIVHGHVKVNKHRVNKPSYIVKLNDEITVSDKIKSTPQVKRFVDETSKDYSVPTWLSLDAVNLVGKMVSIPTREQISYPVAEQLIIEFYSR from the coding sequence TTGGCACGTTTAACTACAGCAAGATGCAGAATATGTCGCCGGTTCGGCGAGAAGTTGTTTTTAAAAGGCGCTAAATGCACGGCGCATTGTACCTACGATAAAAAGGAAAGGCAAAAACAACCGGGACAGCATGGGGGTAAGCGCAGAGGAAAAATGTCAAACTATGCCGTGCGGTTGAATGAAAAACAAAAAGCACGTGCAATGTCAGGGATACTTGAAAGCCAGTTCCGTAAGATGTTCCGCGAAGCGGCAAAGAAAAAAGGGTTGACTGGTACGAACTTATTGATAATTATGGAAACACGATTGGATAATGTGTTGTACCGGTTGGGGATCAGTACATCGCGTTCTCAGGCGAGGCAGTATATTGTTCACGGGCATGTGAAAGTTAATAAACATAGAGTCAATAAACCGTCGTATATTGTTAAACTTAATGACGAAATTACTGTGTCGGACAAAATTAAGAGTACGCCACAAGTAAAACGTTTTGTCGATGAAACATCAAAAGATTACAGTGTTCCGACATGGTTAAGTTTGGACGCGGTAAATTTGGTAGGGAAAATGGTCAGCATACCCACGCGTGAGCAGATCTCGTATCCTGTTGCTGAACAATTGATCATAGAATTTTATTCTAGATAA
- a CDS encoding DNA-directed RNA polymerase subunit alpha, giving the protein MKPKEIVFPQQIVTEQNSLSETYGKFIIEPFERGYGHTLGNSLRRILLSSIEGAAATSVKIKGADHEYGTLPGVKEDVLEVMMNLKKIRFKVFSDGPENVKLMINKPGEIKAKDIELNNSVEIVNPEQHIATLSPAHKLEVEIEVARGRGYLPVEKQNRADLPVGTILVDAIFTPVRKVNYEVEDTRIGQITDYDKLIIEIWTDGTVKPGDALAYAAKILKDSISIFIPAELDKQVEKTEEKEPSQEQDKLQKLLDEPVEIMELSVRANKCLKKAKLHTIRDLVRKKEEELLVYRNFGKKSLEEIIDKLKEMGLSLSMEV; this is encoded by the coding sequence ATGAAACCCAAGGAAATAGTTTTTCCACAGCAGATAGTGACTGAACAAAATTCATTGTCGGAAACTTACGGCAAGTTTATTATAGAACCGTTTGAACGCGGATACGGGCATACGCTCGGTAATTCGTTGCGCAGAATATTGCTATCAAGTATTGAAGGCGCTGCCGCAACATCTGTAAAAATTAAGGGAGCGGATCATGAATACGGTACATTACCCGGAGTAAAGGAAGATGTGCTGGAAGTAATGATGAACCTTAAAAAAATCAGGTTCAAAGTGTTTTCTGACGGTCCGGAAAACGTTAAACTTATGATAAACAAGCCCGGGGAGATTAAGGCTAAGGATATTGAGTTAAACAACAGTGTTGAAATCGTGAATCCTGAACAGCATATTGCAACATTGTCACCGGCTCATAAGTTGGAAGTTGAAATTGAAGTAGCACGCGGGCGCGGATATTTACCGGTTGAGAAACAAAACAGGGCTGATTTACCGGTTGGGACAATTTTGGTGGATGCAATATTTACGCCTGTACGGAAAGTTAATTATGAAGTTGAGGATACACGTATAGGACAGATCACGGATTATGATAAGCTTATCATAGAAATCTGGACTGATGGTACGGTAAAACCAGGCGATGCATTGGCGTATGCCGCTAAGATATTAAAGGACAGTATCAGTATATTCATTCCTGCGGAGCTTGATAAACAGGTAGAGAAAACGGAAGAAAAAGAACCCTCACAGGAACAGGATAAACTACAGAAGTTGTTGGATGAACCCGTTGAGATTATGGAACTTTCAGTCCGCGCAAATAAGTGCTTGAAAAAAGCGAAATTACATACTATTCGCGATCTGGTAAGAAAAAAGGAAGAGGAGTTATTAGTATACCGTAATTTCGGAAAAAAGTCGTTGGAAGAAATTATTGACAAACTAAAAGAAATGGGTTTGTCTCTTAGTATGGAAGTATAA
- the rplQ gene encoding 50S ribosomal protein L17: protein MRKTLNFRKLGRTSSHRKALLRNMATSLLLHEKVKTTVAKSKEVASFTERLITRAKKNDLAAKRYVAGVVTNKDVQKKLFDVLVPRYANRTSGYTKRYRLVARMSDGAEMALLKLMN from the coding sequence ATGAGGAAAACATTAAACTTTAGGAAACTCGGGCGTACAAGTTCACACCGTAAGGCGTTGTTGCGTAACATGGCAACTAGTTTGTTGTTACATGAAAAAGTTAAGACCACAGTTGCTAAAAGTAAAGAAGTAGCGTCGTTTACTGAACGTTTGATTACTCGTGCGAAGAAAAATGATCTTGCAGCTAAACGCTATGTCGCGGGGGTTGTTACAAACAAGGATGTACAAAAAAAGTTGTTTGATGTACTTGTACCACGTTATGCTAACCGCACAAGCGGGTATACAAAACGATACCGTTTGGTTGCGCGGATGTCCGATGGTGCAGAGATGGCTTTGCTGAAACTGATGAACTGA
- a CDS encoding rod shape-determining protein, with amino-acid sequence MFNFLYSMFSNDMGMDLGTASTLVYVKGQGIVLNEPSVVAIHNVTHEVLAIGVEAKRMLGKTPSNITALRPLRKGVIANFEVTEKMIRYFIKKVHNRRTILHPRIVVGVPSNVTEVERRAVIDSAKQAGAREVHIIEESMAAAIGADIPIGEPAGNMVIDIGGGTTEVAVISLGGMVVSKTIPVAGDQMDDAIVQYFRKKYNLFIGEPTAEEVKIKVGSVFPMKQEQTMEVKGRDQVTGLPKTVVVTSEEIRQALSEPARNVVEIVKQTLEETPAELAADLVDRGIVMTGGGSLMRGFPELISQETELPVNLAPDPLICVVLGTGKFLETLDALKKKRSLIE; translated from the coding sequence ATGTTTAACTTTTTGTACAGCATGTTTTCAAACGACATGGGTATGGATTTGGGAACAGCGTCTACCCTGGTTTATGTAAAAGGACAGGGGATTGTCTTAAACGAACCGTCAGTAGTGGCAATTCATAATGTTACTCATGAAGTATTAGCTATTGGCGTAGAAGCTAAACGTATGTTAGGGAAAACACCTTCTAATATTACAGCGTTACGCCCTTTACGCAAAGGTGTTATCGCTAATTTTGAAGTTACCGAAAAGATGATACGGTATTTTATAAAAAAGGTGCATAATCGCCGGACAATATTACATCCAAGAATCGTAGTTGGCGTACCTAGTAATGTCACGGAAGTTGAACGCCGCGCGGTGATTGATTCTGCAAAACAAGCCGGTGCGCGGGAAGTGCATATAATCGAAGAATCAATGGCAGCGGCGATCGGTGCGGATATACCGATTGGCGAACCCGCGGGAAATATGGTTATCGATATCGGCGGGGGTACGACAGAGGTTGCAGTGATTTCGCTTGGCGGTATGGTGGTATCAAAAACAATACCCGTTGCGGGTGATCAGATGGATGATGCTATTGTACAGTATTTCCGGAAAAAATATAATCTATTTATCGGTGAACCCACAGCAGAAGAAGTTAAGATAAAGGTTGGTTCCGTGTTTCCGATGAAACAGGAACAAACTATGGAAGTCAAGGGACGTGACCAGGTAACAGGATTGCCAAAGACCGTGGTGGTGACATCCGAAGAAATACGCCAGGCATTAAGCGAACCTGCACGTAATGTTGTGGAAATTGTTAAACAAACACTTGAAGAAACTCCAGCGGAACTTGCTGCGGATCTTGTTGACCGCGGGATTGTAATGACCGGCGGTGGATCGTTGATGCGCGGTTTTCCTGAACTTATAAGCCAGGAGACTGAACTACCGGTAAATCTTGCTCCTGATCCGTTAATCTGCGTAGTTTTAGGTACCGGTAAATTTCTTGAAACTCTTGATGCATTAAAGAAAAAACGTAGTTTGATTGAATAA